A single region of the Salvia miltiorrhiza cultivar Shanhuang (shh) chromosome 8, IMPLAD_Smil_shh, whole genome shotgun sequence genome encodes:
- the LOC131000717 gene encoding putative WUSCHEL-related homeobox 2: MMSNRRWCPTPEQLMVLEELYRRGLRSPNATQIQKITAHLSLYGTIQGKSVFYWFQNHKARDRQKLRHHHFYQSFLFHQGSNGVVMRPTWRSPWSVRRNGHDSAMIMEKGPIPTPRSQPLQTLELFPLTPPTAANHPS, encoded by the exons ATGATGAGCAACAGAAGATGGTGCCCTACTCCAGAGCAGCTGATGGTGCTGGAGGAGCTCTACAGAAGAGGCCTCCGCAGCCCCAACGCCACCCAGATACAGAAGATCACCGCCCACCTCTCCCTCTACGGCACCATCCAGGGTAAAAGCGTCTTTTACTGGTTCCAGAACCACAAGGCCCGCGACCGCCAGaaactccgccaccaccacttCTACCAATCCTTCCTTTTTCATCag GGTAGTAATGGAGTAGTGATGCGGCCGACATGGAGGTCACCTTGGTCGGTGCGAAGGAACGGCCATGATTCCGCGATGATAATGGAGAAGGGGCCCATCCCCACCCCGAGGAGCCAGCCCCTCCAAACCCTAGAACTCTTCCCCCTCACTCCACCTACTGCTGCAAATCATCCATCTTGA
- the LOC130998032 gene encoding agamous-like MADS-box protein AGL61 — protein MKPKLQKIIIMDEKRTTKGRQKIAIAKIEKENDCYATFSKRRQGLFKKGSELSSLCDADVGLLVFSPTGKPFSFFHPSMEAVVSRLGSGGAHRDDASRLLEAFSRTRVLQLNQMIDTIGEKLDDEVEREKELERERGACQKWWEMPLENLDKEQVEQLMVSMRNLQLMLRTR, from the coding sequence atgaaacccaaattacaaaaaataataataatggatGAGAAAAGAACAACAAAAGGTCGTCAAAAAATAGCGATAGcaaaaatagagaaagaaaacgATTGCTACGCAACGTTTTCAAAGCGGCGGCAAGGGTTGTTCAAGAAAGGCAGCGAGCTGTCGAGCTTATGCGACGCCGACGTGGGGCTCTTGGTGTTTTCCCCGACGGGTAAGCCCTTCTCCTTCTTTCATCCTTCCATGGAGGCCGTGGTCTCTCGGTTGGGATCGGGCGGCGCCCACCGCGATGATGCGTCTCGCCTGCTGGAGGCCTTCTCCAGAACTAGGGTTTTACAGCTCAACCAGATGATTGATACGATTGGTGAGAAGCTGGATGATgaggtggagagagagaaagaattggagagagagagaggcgcgtGCCAGAAATGGTGGGAGATGCCTCTTGAGAATCTTGACAAGGAACAGGTAGAGCAGTTGATGGTTTCCATGAGGAATCTGCAGTTGATGTTGAGGACAAGATAA
- the LOC131000718 gene encoding protein farnesyltransferase subunit beta-like — MKDASGGFRMHDGGEVDVRACYTAISVASVLNILDDRLIQNVGDYIVSCQTYEGGIAGEPGSEAHGGYAFCGLAAMVLINEADRLDLPGLLVCGGLNEPYVELKRLVNSQEKLYHMAS, encoded by the exons ATGAAAGATGCAAGCGGTGGCTTCAG GATGCACGATGGTGGAGAAGTAGATGTCCGCGCTTGCTACACTGCAATATCT GTGGCCAGTGTTCTTAACATTTTGGATGATAGGCTGATACAAAATGTAGGAGATTACATCGTAAG TTGCCAGACTTATGAAGGTGGTATTGCTGGTGAACCTGGCTCAGAAGCTCATGGTGG GTACGCATTTTGTGGTTTGGCTGCAATGGTTTTGATCAATGAGGCCGATCGTTTGGACTTGCCTGGATTGCTT GTTTGTGGTGGATTAAATGAGCCGTACGTTGAGCTGAagaggcttgtgaattcacaagaaaagttgTACCATATGGCTAGTTAG